The Panicum hallii strain FIL2 chromosome 9, PHallii_v3.1, whole genome shotgun sequence genome has a window encoding:
- the LOC112876039 gene encoding protein STRUBBELIG-RECEPTOR FAMILY 6-like, with translation MVRRRSGGGGEMVGVPWLLLLLGCCCSIWPRGRIFAAADTDPNDLAVLNTLFTSLNSPGQLSGWQANGGDPCGQSWKGITCSGSGVTKIILPNLGLSGNLAYNMNNLGSLTELDMSQNSLGGGNQIQYNLPNMKLEKLNLAGNQFGGNLPYSISTMNNLKYLNLNRNHLQGNITDVFSSLYSLTELDLSFNSLTGDLPQSFTGLSSLKKLFLQNNQFTGYINVLANLPLDTLNVANNRFTGWIPSQLKKINSIQTDGNSWSTGPAPPPPPYTAPPPPNRRNSLGQNGDGSGGKSGIGGGGVAGIIISVLVVGAIVAFFLIKRRKRKAAMEEHFEQNQPFTSFPSNEVKDMKPIDESTAVDIESLASPASISLKPPPKIERHKSFDDDDDFSNKPVAKKSNIAPIKATVYSVADLQMATDSFSFDNLVGEGTFGRVYRAQFNDGKVLAIKKLDSTVMPFQSSDDFAELISNISKLHHPNLNELVGYCMEHGQHLLVYDFHRNGSLHDLLHLSDEYSKPLSWNSRVKIALGSARALEYLHEICSPSIIHKNFKSSNILLDSEFNPHLSDAGLASFIPDAEFQAAEQSAGYTAPEVDMTAQYTLKSDVYSFGVVMLELLTGRRPFDSSRPRSEQSLVRWATPQLHDIDALDRMVDPALKGLYPAKSLSRFADVLALCVQPEPEFRPPMSEVVQALVRLVQRANMTKRMLDGDTSRRADDQDPDFI, from the exons ATGGTGCGGAGGAGGAGCGGAGGCGGTGGCGAGATGGTCGGCGTGCcatggctgctgctgctcttgGGATGCTGCTGCAGCATTTGGCCCCGCGGACGGATCTTTGCTGCCGCGGACACGGACCCCAACGATC TTGCTGTCCTCAATACACTCTTTACTAGTCTGAATTCTCCTGGGCAGCTCAGTGGTTGGCAGGCAAATGGTGGTGATCCTTGTGGCCAGTCATGGAAGGGCATAACTTGCTCAGGATCAGGGGTCACTAAAAT CATATTGCCGAACTTGGGACTCTCCGGGAATTTGGCCTACAACATGAATAACTTGGGTTCATTGACTGAGCT TGACATGAGCCAAAACAGCCTTGGCGGTGGAAACCAAATACAGTACAATCTTCCCAATATGAAGCTTGAGAAACT CAATCTTGCAGGAAATCAGTTTGGCGGAAATTTACCCTACTCAATTTCAACGATGAATAATCTTAAGTATTT AAACCTTAACCGTAACCACTTACAAGGAAATATCACCGATGTATTTTCCAGCCTTTATAGTTTGACAGAACT GGATCTCTCCTTTAATTCTCTTACTGGTGATCTACCACAAAGTTTCACTGGATTGTCCAGCCTGAAAAAATT ATTTTTGCAGAACAATCAATTTACTGGTTATATCAATGTCCTAGCTAATCTCCCCCTTGATACTCT GAATGTTGCGAACAACCGTTTCACAGGTTGGATTCCTAGTCAGCTTAAGAAGATAAACAGTATACA GACTGACGGAAATTCATGGAGCACAGGACCagcgccacctccacctccatatACAGCGCCGCCTCCCCCAAACCGTCGGAACAGCCTAGGCCAGAATGGTGATGGTTCTGGTGGAAAATCTGGAATAGGTGGTGGAGGTGTAGCAGGAATTATCATATCAGTGCTGGTTGTTGGAGCAATTGTTGCATTCTTTCTAATAAAAAGAAGAAAACGCAAAGCTGCTATGGAAGAACACTTTGAACAGAACCAGCCATTCACTTCCTTCCCCTCGAACGAAGTTAAAG ACATGAAGCCTATTGATGAGTCTACCGCAGTAGACATAGAGTCTTTGGCTTCACCTGCTTCGATTAGTTTGAAACCACCCCCGAAGATAGAACGCCACAAATCgtttgatgatgatgatgatttttCAAACAAACCTGTTGCAAAGAAAAGCAATATAGCACCTATAAAGGCAACTGTTTATTCAGTTGCCGATCTACAGATGGCAACAGATAGCTTCAGCTTCGACAACCTTGTTGGAGAGGGTACTTTTGGTCGTGTTTACAGGGCACAGTTCAATGATGGAAAG GTTCTGGCCATCAAGAAATTAGACAGCACCGTGATGCCATTCCAATCATCTGATGACTTTGCTGAACTGATCTCAAATATTTCAAAATTGCACCATCCAAATCTGAATGAGCTTGTGGGCTATTGTATGGAACATGGGCAGCACTTGCTTGTGTATGATTTCCACAGGAATGGATCACTTCATGATCTACTCCACCTTTCTGACGAGTACAGCAAGCCACTTAGTTGGAACTCTCGTGTCAAGATCGCACTTGGCTCTGCTCGTGCACTAGA GTATCTTCATGAAATATGTTCTCCATCCATCATCCATAAGAATTTCAAGTCATCAAACATTTTGCTGGACTCGGAATTCAATCCACACCTTTCAGATGCTGGACTTGCAAGCTTTATTCCTGATGCTGAATTCCAG GCAGCAGAACAAAGTGCCGGATACACTGCCCCAGAGGTGGACATGACCGCTCAGTACACCCTCAAGAGTGATGTCTACAGCTTTGGAGTTGTGATGCTTGAGCTATTGACTGGACGTAGACCGTTTGATAG CTCTAGACCCAGATCAGAGCAGTCGCTTGTGCGGTGGGCGACTCCCCAGCTGCATGACATCGATGCATTGGACAGGATGGTCGATCCTGCACTCAAGGGTCTATACCCAGCCAAATCTCTATCCCGATTTGCTGATGTGCTCGCGCTATGTGTCCAG CCCGAACCAGAATTCAGGCCACCAATGTCAGAGGTGGTGCAAGCGTTGGTCCGACTTGTGCAGAGGGCCAACATGACGAAGAGAATGCTCGATGGAGATACTTCTCGGCGAGCAGATGACCAGGACCCAGATTTCATATGA
- the LOC112876031 gene encoding uncharacterized protein LOC112876031, translating to MIPRAPSLFHLEEGVGASTSTPIMAAASGAAGELVGLRLIIQPSPRKQRPTVLRRSAVRIAAAASASSKCGHENGRMFVGLEFLKRCFCCHKNLDATMDVFVYKGEQAFCSAECRCQHMAKEERREIEMLIRKRRDAFHRRHAAAAPKMQGSNRLIMRLQTAAR from the exons ATGATCCCAAGAGCGCCGAGCCTCTTCCACCTCGAGGAGGGGGTGGGCGCCTCCACCTCGACGCCAATAATGGCGGcggcctccggcgccgccggAGAGCTCGTCGGGCTCCGCCTCATCATACAGCCGTCGCCGAGGAAACAGCGCCCGACGGTCCTGAGGAGATCGGCGGTGcggatcgcggcggcggcgagcgcgtccAGCAAGTGCGGCCACGAGAACGGCCGGATGTTCGTGGGGCTCGAGTTTTTGAAGCGCTGCTTCTGCTGCCACAAGAACCTGGACGCCACCATGGACGTCTTCGTGTACAA AGGGGAGCAAGCGTTTTGCAGCGCCGAGTGCCGGTGCCAGCACATGGCGAAAGAGGAGCGGCGGGAGATCGAGATGCTCATCAGGAAGCGCCGCGACGCGTTCCACCGTCGGCACGCTGCGGCGGCTCCCAAGATGCAAGGATCGAATCGGCTCATCATGAGACTGCAAACCGCTGCACGATGA